In Rosa chinensis cultivar Old Blush chromosome 1, RchiOBHm-V2, whole genome shotgun sequence, a genomic segment contains:
- the LOC112200677 gene encoding subtilisin-like protease SBT4.3: MSHHLGLLQKVVDSNSAANLLTRSYKRSFSGFAAKLTDRERERLANMKEVVSVFPSRILHPQTTRSWDFIGFHEKIKRNVSVESDTVIGVIDTGIWPESESFKDDGFGPPPKKWKGACEGGQNFTCNKKLIGARFYNSSSESARDEQGHGTHTASTAAGNAIKNVSFYGLAQGTARGGVPSARIAAYKVCGALGCPTDAILAAFDDAIADGVDIITVSLGNPVASLLQHDPIAIGAFHAMAKGILTSNSAGNGGPVDSSVSSVAPWILTVAASSTDRRIIDKVVLENGTTMVGASVNTFKLNGTSFPLIYGKDASSNCSEFEAGRCSYGCLDSGLVKGKVVLCDVPNRVDEAYVSGAVGFILRVDYDDVSEIVPFPATAFAGKEHSLIKLYTNSTKDPRVNILRSEEERDTDAPVVASFSSRGPNLILPEIIKPDISAPGVTILAAFSPIASVTESLQDARHVKYSILSGTSMSCPHAAGTAAYVKAFHPNWSPASIKSSLMTTASPMNVTDNSSAAGEFAYGSGHINPVKAIDPGLVYEASKEDYVKLLCSVLDQADVRLISGDNSTCSTGSDKGSLQDHNYPSLAAVVTPNRSFSLKFHRKVKNVGLANSTYKATIFANSTQVDVKVVPQVLSFKSLNEEKTFDVTVAGKGLPDEVQSHVSASLVWSDGIHSVRSPILIHKKR; the protein is encoded by the coding sequence ATGTCTCACCACCTTGGTTTACTCCAAAAAGTTGTCGACAGCAACTCCGCAGCAAATTTGTTGACAAGAAGTTACAAAAGGAGTTTCAGTGGATTTGCTGCAAAGCTCACTGACCGGGAAAGGGAAAGGCTTGCTAACATGAAGGAAGTAGTCTCTGTATTTCCAAGCAGAATTCTCCATCCTCAGACAACAAGATCTTGGGACTTTATCGGTTTCCATGAGAAAATAAAACGAAATGTCAGTGTTGAGAGTGATACCGTTATTGGTGTCATTGACACTGGAATTTGGCCTGAATCGGAGAGCTTTAAAGATGATGGTTTTGGTCCTCCGCCCAAGAAGTGGAAAGGTGCTTGTGAAGGTGGCCAAAATTTCACTTGCAACAAGAAGCTAATTGGAGCTCGGTTTTACAATTCATCTTCAGAATCTGCAAGGGATGAACAAGGCCATGGAACCCACACAGCCTCAACTGCAGCAGGGAACGCTATAAAGAATGTGAGCTTTTATGGACTAGCACAAGGTACTGCAAGAGGAGGGGTTCCCTCAGCGAGAATTGCTGCGTATAAAGTATGTGGTGCTCTTGGGTGCCCTACTGATGCTATATTGGCTGCCTTTGATGATGCTATTGCAGATGGAGTTGACATCATTACAGTTTCATTAGGAAACCCGGTTGCATCTTTATTACAGCATGACCCTATTGCTATCGGGGCTTTCCATGCAATGGCAAAGGGGATACTTACATCAAATTCTGCAGGCAACGGTGGTCCTGTTGATTCAAGTGTTTCAAGTGTAGCACCATGGATACTTACAGTCGCAGCAAGTAGTACTGATCGTAGGATCATTGACAAGGTTGTTCTCGAAAATGGAACGACGATGGTTGGGGCTTCAGTAAACACTTTCAAATTAAATGGGACAAGTTTTCCATTGATCTATGGAAAAGATGCTTCAAGTAATTGCTCCGAGTTCGAAGCTGGGAGATGTTCATACGGCTGCTTAGACAGTGGTTTAGTTAAGGGAAAGGTTGTGTTATGTGACGTGCCTAACAGAGTTGATGAGGCCTATGTTTCTGGAGCAGTAGGCTTCATTTTGAGAGTTGATTATGATGATGTTTCTGAAATTGTACCCTTTCCTGCAACAGCTTTTGCCGGCAAAGAGCATAGTCTGATAAAGTTGTACACGAACTCCACGAAAGATCCTCGAGTAAACATActaagaagtgaagaagaaagggatACAGACGCACCTGTTGTTGCTTCCTTCTCTTCACGTGGACCAAATTTAATTCTACCAGAAATTATCAAGCCAGATATAAGCGCCCCAGGGGTTACTATTTTGGCTGCCTTTTCACCTATTGCTTCAGTTACAGAGAGTCTTCAAGACGCAAGGCATGTCAAATATAGTATACTATCTGGAACCTCTATGTCTTGTCCGCACGCGGCTGGTACAGCTGCATATGTTAAAGCATTCCATCCTAATTGGTCTCCAGCATCCATCAAATCATCTCTTATGACTACAGCTTCTCCCATGAATGTTACTGACAATAGCAGTGCCGCTGGTGAATTTGCTTATGGATCTGGACATATCAATCCTGTCAAAGCTATAGACCCAGGGCTTGTGTATGAAGCTTCTAAGGAAGACTACGTAAAGTTGCTATGCTCGGTCTTGGATCAGGCCGATGTTAGACTTATATCAGGAGATAACAGCACTTGCTCTACAGGCTCTGACAAAGGATCTTTACAGGATCACAATTACCCTTCACTAGCAGCCGTTGTCACACCAAACAGATCTTTTTCGTTGAAATTTCACAGAAAAGTTAAGAATGTTGGCCTTGCAAACTCCACTTACAAGGCCACAATATTCGCCAACTCTACTCAAGTTGACGTCAAAGTGGTGCCTCAAGTTCTTTCCTTCAAGTCCTTGAATGAGGAGAAGACTTTTGATGTGACAGTTGCCGGAAAAGGTTTGCCAGATGAAGTACAATCACATGTGTCTGCATCGCTGGTGTGGTCTGATGGAATTCATAGCGTTAGAAGTCCAATTCTTATCCACAAAAAAAGATAA